A region of the Vigna unguiculata cultivar IT97K-499-35 chromosome 9, ASM411807v1, whole genome shotgun sequence genome:
AGGCCCTGGTCTAAGGTCGGTGATATTTCCTATGCCAGAATATTGGTCAATGGTGCTTGAATTCGCTTGACTGAACCACTTGCCGGGCACGTAACCATCTGCATTTCTTCCCAAGAGTTCCTTATCAATCTTATCCAAGACTGGTTCGTTCCTGCCAAATTTCCTAGCAAAAGGAGCATTGCTATCCACCATTCTCTGGTAATCATGATCTGTAAGAAAATGGGGATGTTGTTTTGGAGGGTTGTCCCATGATATAAAGTGGAGGTCATGATTAACGGTAGTGTTACGAAACTCCTCCGCATTGCAGATGACTGTGTGAAAATACCCTTCTGGGGAAGACAGAAAGTTGGCATAGTACATCAAGACTATTCTGGGTAAGTTATCCCAACCCCATATACAGTATTCAGTAAATGGGCGAGAGAGCATCATCCAGGCAGAACCTGAGcaaaatcaagaatcaaattTTAACAACTCCCATTACATGAAATTGAGACAACCAGTTTCAAATTACTTTAAACTGTGATTTCATGTAACAAATTAGTCGTACATGTCTTCATATTTAGGAAAACAAGTAAAGAGAAACTTTGAAATGGCACGAGTTTGAGCATTTGTAATTATGCCTGATTATGAATTAAAGGAATTTATGAGGATTGGAAGCTCAGAAGTTATGCTTGCCAACCAGCATTGgaaacatgtatataaataaCTTCAAGATGAATGCCAGAAAATTGAGGACAAAATAAGCAAAAGAACGGGAGCATGTGTAGAAAAGGTATTGAAATTCACACTCACACAGTACTATCAAATATCAATATCTTATCTTTCACACTAAACATTATTAGTGTCGGACTAGGTTCAAGAATTTCCGTAACTGCTCTGAGTATTTGTAATTGTCTTTAAATCTATGCAGGGATTAGAATTAATTTTGAGCACTTAAACAAACTCGAATTTGAAACAGTGATTCGTGAAAATAATAGGTAAGAGTTTGTCACCTGTAAACAGTTTATAAGCCGTGGGCACATTTCTTTTTTCCGATACCCAAAATACATCAGATTTCTGCAAACTATAAAGACCTGGATCAAGTATGACTGGCTTGGCTCTATGAGACCTATTCAAACGAGTAAAGTAGCCCTGGTAAAGAACGGATACATTGATCTTTACAAATTTTATGTCACTTGACATTCATAAATCATGTAACGAAAAGAATTAGTAACTTACTCCTTCCAACCAATATCACTCGTGTGTTCAATGAAGTTCAGGTGCCTGGGAATAGACGACAGCGTATGCAGCAAATCTGTTGTGTATAAGAAACAGCAAATTGCAAAAGTTGGTCATTGACAATGAAAACTGGACAACACAGTCCGTggttctctgtgtctatttttgaACTTCAAACAACTAGCAAAATTAATCAGTAGATCATTAAATTCTTTCACAGTGTAAATTTCTTGAAGAATATTAATACTTAGTATTATGTAACATTCAATCGCGAatatactttattaatttttataataactatcttaaaaatatctcaataattaaaacaataaaacaaataaatgcaagtatttttgtttaaagaaaaaataaatataatatcagAAGTTTTAAGTTATGCACGACAAATCTTAAGTCATTATTCGACAAAGAAAACACAACATGGATAcagtttaaagataaaattattgtaaaagttaatataattactgtgcatttaataatttataattgaatttctacTTTACAATATTACTATCATATGACTCACCTCCACTAATATAGATTACTATAAATAACCcattatttatacaaaatatatatatatatatatatataaataaataaagaaaaagacagTGAGTTTGCCGACAAAAATAACTATTGGTCAAGCAAGCAAACAAGATATAAAATACTTCTAAAACACAGATTGGATCCTGGTTAGGCTAACAAAAAATCTATACTTAACAGGGAGTAGCGACGAAGAAGACATATAAAAGATAAGAATGTCTAAAGACCCCAAGACCCCAAAAGAAGCAGATTAACAGAAACATCATTATTAGTGATGaagataatttctttttttttctaacaaatttcttcataagaataagaaaacaaaactgAATAAAGTTAAAACTAGTTATttacaaattagttttaaaaaaatataaatatatcaacttTTACACAATAATTTTCACTTCAGTTCTGGATaagtttcttatttttctcgTAACAGAAATGTTCAGGAGAGGAGAAACTACGTTAGTATAACCAGGAAAACACGCATACTTGGTAAGTGTAAGTGTGCGAGGGAGAAGGAGAAGGTTCGTACCATCTTGGGTTACCAAAGGGTAATCGGAAGCGCTCAAATTAATGAACCAATCCCAATCCCGAGCTTGATTCAACAAAACGGCCGCGGCGTGAAGAGTATTAGCGACCATAGTGGGTCCTCTGTAGGTAACCAAGTTGGCCTTAACCACCGTCCTCACATTTCCGAATTTCACAAAGAGAGGCTCGTTGGTCACGAAATTCGCGAGCTCCAACCTCTCCCTTGCCGGGGCCTCGAGGTCCAAATGCACCGCGTAGTGGTTCCACGGATGGTACAGAGCCTTCAGCGTCCTCTTCAAACTCTCCCCGTCGCCCGCCGACCCCGAGATCAGGTAGGCGATTCGCGGCACCGCGCTCGTCGATGTGGGACTCACCCTGAGCTTCGACTCCACGAAATGTGGCCGTTCCGGCGGGGCTTGGGCGCGGTGGTGGTGGCGGCGTTGGGAGGAGGAGGTGGAGGAAGCGAGGAgcgagaggagaaggaggaaggTGGATAAGAAGAGAGAGAGGATGAGTGGGAGGAAGCAGTTGTTGTTCTTGGTGTTGTTGTGGTGCTTGCTGGGTTCCATGGCGTGCGTGTTGTGTAAGTTGTGAAGACGCAGGATCTATGTTGGCGTGAAACGCGCGGAGAAGGTGAGTGGAGAAGTAAAGAGTAGAGAAACATGCTACTTAATTCTTAGTGGCCAACCTTCACCGCGATGATTATGAAGGGAGTGGCCCATTATCAAAAGCATCcactctttctatttttttattataaagaataaataaactttttttattgattgtcatatattatttaataaaatatctaaagtgatttaaatattttgtttaaacatgtcttttaaatagaaaagtgtgacaaaatacaaattttaaaaggaaaacaataCTCCAAGTGTGAAAATGGGTTGGAATCTGCGAGTCAATTTGGTTCATTACGAGTTCGGGTCAGGTtgggttaaaatttttttataaatttcaatacaagttgatttttgacccggctcatctAAAACTCAACTCACTCAGGTTGAACCatggtgagtcgggttggctcatCAACCCGCAAATAAAAAGTCACAAGTATTTTGTGTTAAGTTGGACTTTATATTTGAATCAtgctagatttttttttagccaacacatatataatttgtattgtgattttgatttgtatttcgattgtattaaagtttttttaattagaattataatctagtttaaactcaaaaaaaataaaaaaatgtattcttTTTTATGAAGTAAGTCCGTGAGTCAACTCGTTTAACTCGCCAACCGCAGTAGGCCAGATCAAGTTGGAATTTTTTATCTTGCTAATTAGTAAGCCGAGTTGGATTGGTTTACTAAATAATCAACCCGTAGTGAGTCGAGTCAGATCGGACTGAATtatccattttgacaactctaatttAAACCATTAATGATTAATCGCCCTGATAACGATAACAAGTTTCATTAAATACTCCATCAGATAATCTTACCTTTTACCGTTTAAGAATAAACTCTTTCcataattattatgttaatgACCAAATTCTTTTGAAGATTGAAACCTGGTTTATTCAATTATCATTCTTAATTATACcctttcctaatttttttattattttcattcatatacAAGAAAGTTAATGGTCAAGTGGTCTAATTAAGTCTaaagtatattttagaaaatatttggCAATATCGTATAGTAATCATAAatattcacaaaaataaattaaagaatcaaaataatCGTTGACATAAggaaaaaataaggaaaatataattaaatctaaatattatttaattcttgCACATTGAATGAGACAGGGACCATTTTTTCTGTTGAAATTTAaggaaatgtaaataaattcaattatagtTGGTAAggtattcaaataattaatattttaatgtataaaataagatacttgaaatattttcaattaatgaTCGTTTAAACAACTGGAAATCATTTGAACATCATTTTTTTCTCCTACTGTTTTCTCAATTCAAAAGATGAATTTAAACATTCTtggaatttgaattatttttaaatccattgagttatattattttttcataaatatttctataataatctaataattaaataaatatttcgtatgtaataaaatatgaatataacatttatttgtTCATTTAGCATCagaaataaattagtaattagttgttaaaagaaaaagaaaagaattgaCTTGTATTGACTCGTGAGTGGAGTTGGACAGAGGTCAGTGTGTGGTGTCACTCACGTGTGAGAATTATGCGTTCCTTTTTCCCTCTTCGTTGCAAAACTGCACTGCTTACACGCGCCTTTCAAAATAAAGGATTAGGGTTATAAGTTTTataggaaaatattaaaaataaattacatttacTAAAACTCCCCATATATATTGGTAGAAAATAGCTTaggttgaaaaagaaaaatgaattataatgataaactctttaatacattattaaataataaaatggacatcatcaaaaagttatttcttttgaaacatGATCTTTAAATTCTCTATCATCAAATATGCTCTTTGAAGAAACTATCCAAGAAATGAAAAACTTCCTTGactatatatattttgagaAAATTCCCTATCAAGGCAAAGTGTTTTGTGAAGAtagtttcttttatatatctCAAATTTAATCTTTGACTATTCATCACAGTGACATTATTCCAAagttttatgcatttttagCTACACTATATATGTGATGTGTAAGTTGAGGAGTAGTTTTTTTCATAGGTGGTATTTCTCATGGGTTATTCAAGagattttattagtttatatattacatGTTTTTACGTGTGGAATGTGATTGTAATGTGAATCAGTGAGATAATTGATTCAAAccaatttaaaatcatttgtgtaatttttatttcccgtatcttttactatttttggaAAGGAAAACTCATCTTCGGATTTGATTGTTTTAAAAAGTCTTTAAAAGTTTGTTAATAAACAGAGAAAAGTTTAAATGTATGCTAAAGATGACCTAGTTTTGATAATGTTTGTAAATTGATCattcatttcttttgaaattgttgaataAAGATTTCTTAACTTAAATAGTCTATGACAACAATGAAGTTTAATATGATCTGAAAGCAAAAAGCTCAATACGCTAAAGTGCCAAGGAGATGTGAAAAGTGTTTGAAGTCGTCCATAAAAGCATGAAAGAGGTCAAGAACGGTAAGAAGAGCACACTCACACAATAGTGAGAAATTGAGGATGTTACGAGAAGAGATATTATATGATGTTCATAAAATGTTCACTCACATAGTGAATCATATCTTAACTTTGGGGAAGAAGTTGGATAGAGAGGAGTTAAACATCAAGATTAAAAGTCTTTGGACAAAATTGATCGCCTAGGTTAAGTCATAAACGATTAGACATGTGTCTACATCTATATAATTGCTAACAAGTCATCTAAGATTTTTGTTATAACAAATAATACTAGGTTTTATGGTTTGTTAGAAAAAGTTCAATAGACcttatttgatttgattaagGACTTTTTATACAAAGTATAAAACAAGATTTTATAAGCATCAGATCTTGACAAACATAAGTGTTTTTTATCTGGTTGAAAAAATGCAAAGTATCTTACTTATACATCTTTGCCTAATAAGTTTTCGGTTGGACAAAGGCACAAATAGTTTGAACTAGTTTATGGTACATGTTAAATACTTGTAAATACTTATTCTATGTATGTAGataatgttaatatattatttttacaagaGGGCCTCACAAAGACATGTTTACATTTAACATCTCTTAAAGAACACGTTTAAAGTTGTTCCATTCAAACACTTTTTCGAAAAGACACAAtgttaattttgtgaaaatcaTTAGCCTTTCTACGTCTTACACTTTACTCCATTTTGGGAAGAAGCTATTTATTAGACCGATAAGTCATGTCATGTATCAAATAGATGCATAAAGAGGATATACGAAATTAATGTTAGATGAAGAATATTTAGTGCATCTCTCAACTTGAACATGGataaatttttgaagaaaaataactcTTGAAGATC
Encoded here:
- the LOC114164144 gene encoding beta-glucuronosyltransferase GlcAT14B-like, which encodes MEPSKHHNNTKNNNCFLPLILSLFLSTFLLLLSLLASSTSSSQRRHHHRAQAPPERPHFVESKLRVSPTSTSAVPRIAYLISGSAGDGESLKRTLKALYHPWNHYAVHLDLEAPARERLELANFVTNEPLFVKFGNVRTVVKANLVTYRGPTMVANTLHAAAVLLNQARDWDWFINLSASDYPLVTQDDLLHTLSSIPRHLNFIEHTSDIGWKESHRAKPVILDPGLYSLQKSDVFWVSEKRNVPTAYKLFTGSAWMMLSRPFTEYCIWGWDNLPRIVLMYYANFLSSPEGYFHTVICNAEEFRNTTVNHDLHFISWDNPPKQHPHFLTDHDYQRMVDSNAPFARKFGRNEPVLDKIDKELLGRNADGYVPGKWFSQANSSTIDQYSGIGNITDLRPGPGAERLGRLISGLLSAENFQANQCS